One part of the Lotus japonicus ecotype B-129 chromosome 2, LjGifu_v1.2 genome encodes these proteins:
- the LOC130735683 gene encoding beta-galactosidase 15-like: MFTMAHSSWIEFLLLISFFITRCFAGEVTYDSNALIINGERRIIFSGAVHYPRSTVEMWPDIIQKAKDGGLDAIETYIFWNRHEPVRRQYDFSGNLDFIKFFKLIQEAGLYGIIRIGPYACAEWNYGGFPVWLHNMPGIELRTDNSVYKNEMQIFTTKIVEMTKETKLFASQGGPIILAQIENEYGDIMWKYGDAGKAYVKWCAQMALAQNIGVPWIMCQQRDAPQPIINTCNGYYCKNFQPNNPKSPKMFTENWIGWFQKWGERVPHRSAEDSAYSVARFFQEGGVLNNYYMYHGGTNFGRTAGGPYITTSYEYDAPLDEYGNLNQPKWGHLKQMHAAIKLGEKILTNGTRTDKDLGNAIKLTTYTDATGARFCFLSNTDDKTDANVDLQQDGKYFVPAWSVTILDGCNKEVFNTAKVNSQTSVKVKKIDDDATTKLTWAWKMEPKKDTMHGSGSFKAHKLLEQKELTLDASDYLWYMTSVDINDTSIWSNATLRVDTMGHTLHGYVNKRYVGYKFSQWGSKFTYEKQVSLKNGTNIITLLSATVGLPNYGARFDEIKTGITDGVVQLIGKNNVTMDLSTNLWSYKVGLNGERKRLYDLKPRTNVSWYTNSSSYPIGKPMTWYKANFKSPSGTNPVVIDLQGLGKGHAWVNGHSIGRYWPSWITASNGCSDTCDYRGNYAKEKCNTNCGNPSQRWYHVPRSFLNNNDNNTIVLFEEIGGNPQNVSFQTVTTGMICAHVNEGAQLDLSCQGGQVISQIQFASFGNPKGRCGSFKKGSWEVINSQSIVEATCLGKSSCGFTVTKEMFGIAGVNGIAKLAVQALC; this comes from the coding sequence ATGTTTACAATGGCTCATTCTTCTTGGATAGAGTTTCTCTTGTTAATCTCATTTTTTATAACAAGGTGCTTTGCTGGGGAGGTCACTTATGATTCAAATGCTCTTATCATTAATGGAGAAAGACGTATTATATTTTCAGGTGCAGTCCATTATCCTCGAAGCACAGTGGAGATGTGGCCTGATATTATTCAAAAGGCTAAGGATGGAGGCTTGGATGCCATTGAAACTTATATATTTTGGAACCGTCATGAACCTGTTCGGCGTCAATATGATTTTTCAGGAAATTTAGATTTTATCAAATTTTTCAAGCTAATCCAAGAAGCTGGCTTGTATGGCATTATAAGAATTGGGCCTTATGCTTGTGCTGAATGGAACTATGGAGGCTTCCCAGTGTGGCTACATAATATGCCAGGGATTGAGTTGAGAACTGATAACTCGGTTTACAAGAATGAAATGCAAATTTTCACTACAAAGATTGTGGAAATGACCAAAGAAACTAAATTGTTTGCATCACAAGGAGGACCCATCATTCTCGCTCAAATAGAGAATGAATATGGAGACATCATGTGGAAGTACGGAGACGCGGGAAAAGCATATGTTAAATGGTGTGCACAAATGGCTCTTGCACAAAATATCGGTGTCCCGTGGATCATGTGTCAGCAACGTGATGCTCCTCAACCCATTATAAATACCTGTAATGGATACTATTGTAAAAATTTCCAACCTAACAACCCTAAGAGTCCCAAAATGTTCACCGAAAATTGGATCGGATGGTTCCAAAAATGGGGTGAAAGGGTTCCTCATAGAAGTGCTGAAGATTCAGCTTATTCAGTTGCACGATTTTTCCAAGAAGGTGGGGTGTTAAATAATTACTATATGTACCATGGAGGTACCAACTTTGGTCGCACGGCAGGAGGCCCATATATAACAACATCTTATGAATATGATGCACCACTTGATGAGTATGGTAATTTGAACCAACCTAAATGGGGACATCTTAAGCAAATGCATGCAGCAATAAAATTAGGGGAAAAGATCTTGACTAATGGAACAAGGACTGATAAGGATTTGGGCAATGCAATCAAACTAACAACATACACTGATGCCACAGGGGCGAGGTTCTGTTTCTTGAGTAATACTGATGATAAAACAGATGCAAATGTTGACTTACAACAAGATGGCAAGTACTTTGTCCCTGCTTGGTCCGTGACCATTCTTGACGGTTGTAACAAAGAAGTTTTCAATACTGCAAAAGTTAATAGTCAGACCTCTGTAAAGGTGAAAAAGATTGACGATGATGCTACTACTAAGCTCACCTGGGCATGGAAGATGGAGCCAAAAAAAGACACCATGCATGGAAGTGGTAGTTTCAAAGCACACAAGCTTCTCGAGCAGAAGGAACTAACCTTGGATGCTAGTGACTACTTATGGTACATGACTAGTGTCGATATTAATGACACTTCCATTTGGAGCAATGCAACTCTTCGTGTGGACACCATGGGTCATACCCTTCATGGTTAtgtgaataagagatatgttggaTATAAATTTAGTCAATGGGGAAGCAAATTCACATATGAGAAACAAGTGTCTTTAAAGAATGGAACAAACATCATAACTTTGCTCAGTGCCACTGTTGGGCTTCCAAACTATGGTGCACGGTTTGATGAGATAAAGACTGGCATAACAGATGGTGTTGTTCAATTAATTGGAAAGAATAATGTGACTATGGACTTATCAACGAACCTTTGGTCTTACAAGGTTGGTTTGAATGGCGAAAGAAAACGTTTATATGATTTGAAACCACGCACAAATGTATCATGGTACACCAATTCATCATCTTATCCTATTGGAAAGCCTATGACTTGGTATAAAGCTAACTTCAAATCTCCTTCTGGAACAAATCCTGTGGTGATCGACTTACAAGGTTTGGGTAAAGGACATGCTTGGGTCAATGGACACAGCATTGGTCGTTATTGGCCTTCTTGGATTACTGCTTCCAATGGTTGTAGTGACACATGTGACTATCGTGGGAATTATGCAAAGGAAAAGTGCAACACTAATTGTGGAAATCCATCACAACGGTGGTACCATGTTCCAAGGTCATTCTTAAACAATAATGACAACAACACAATTGTCTTGTTTGAAGAAATAGGTGGAAATCCACAAAATGTTTCTTTCCAAACAGTAACAACAGGAATGATTTGTGCTCATGTCAATGAAGGTGCACAATTAGACCTATCATGTCAAGGTGGACAAGTAATTTCACAAATACAATTTGCTAGCTTTGGCAACCCAAAAGGTAGATGTGGTTCTTTCAAGAAAGGCTCTTGGGAAGTTATTAACAGCCAATCAATTGTGGAAGCTACATGCTTAGGTAAAAGTAGTTGTGGATTTACAGTGACAAAAGAAATGTTTGGCATTGCAGGGGTTAATGGCATAGCTAAACTAGCTGTGCAAGCATTATGTTGA
- the LOC130739607 gene encoding protein CROWDED NUCLEI 3 isoform X1, protein MFTPQRKAFPTPHRVGAGKTSGLTPSAKGKAVAVSTEALPPPPLGSLSEASGEVAMGFDAGNLDDWMKFREAGLLDEAEMQRKDQEALYEKVSRLERELFDYQYNMGLLLIEKKEWSSKFDELRQALDETEEILKRERSAHLIAYSEAEKRAENLRIALSTEKQCGEDLERALREMQKAHAQVQSSSHSKLAEANALVDGIEEKSSVVNKNLHDAEAKLAEVNRKNSELDMKLRELEVRESLLQKERLSLATDRESFEATFYKQREDLKEWERKLRQREDIVCDGRQNFVGREMKAIETEKNLKQKERDLEVLEKKIDSSNSLLKVKEAEISKRVADLDVQEKEVNSLKSTLEMKEKALLAMELKLSAREREGIQKLLAEQKDNLDLKLQEFDLEMEQKRKSLIEEFSSKEEALEQREVEVNHRENKVGKEEQALSKKAERIKEQNKELEARLTSLKEKEKTIKIKEKELEKEKQQLLADRESLENLNVELGKIKAEISQQELQICQETENLKLTEEERSEHSRLQLELQQEIEHTRLQKDFLMKEAENLREERQRFEKEWDALDEKKAEVSKEHNEVNEEKERLGKLQNSEEERLKREKQDIQDHIKKELEKLELEKESFRDSMKQEELLLSEKVKNEKAQMLENIERKTRNLKNEIQKRQEEMEKDLQEREKKFQEEMEREINNINVLKGDAEKEWEEVKSEGIRLENERKELESNKQQLKSGQREIHEDSKMLMNLSRKVKKERECLMAERNNFLALVEKLRSCNACGEVIGDFVISDIQLPDCKERCVMPLPTSPVLNDRPLKNTEDNVGASDYSGSVRPVSWIRKCTSKIFKSPSKRTDAVSASDMAGTSPLPDLNANTEGARVILQERQLTREMVHLSSETPLVQSDNIVREVDNESQSIDHSYVDSLVDGGPDDSQQSVPKLGRRRAGRKSKSGIVRTRSVKAVVKEANEFLGKASGEIENASLQSLDADHVKDSQEDSSHTEKAIGNTGRKRQRAQTSRIAESEQNAGDSDGQSDSITTVGRRKKRQTVAQPAHVTGEKRYNLRRHKTTGEVSSTKAASKGGKSVGKESIGGKPKVDNQSREVVIETSSGVADDNVQGTSLLQVSTAKTVEFSDDRVVRFQLPRDVIGDDGAETTSVDPVEENARAEHGDEDGSRFHEIENDNEGEEEVEAEEGEEDEEEEDDEDEDPGEVSIGKKIYKFFTT, encoded by the exons ATGTTCACGCCGCAAAGGAAGGCGTTTCCAACGCCGCACCGAGTCGGGGCCGGGAAGACTTCCGGCCTCACTCCCTCCGCGAAGGGTAAAGCCGTCGCCGTCTCCACTGAAGCGCTGCCTCCGCCGCCGCTGGGTTCTCTGAGCGAAGCCTCTGGCGAGGTGGCGATGGGCTTCGACGCAGGGAACTTGGATGACTGGATGAAGTTTAGGGAGGCTGGGTTACTGGATGAGGCGGAAATGCAGAGGAAGGACCAAGAAGCACTCTATGAGAAGGTCTCGAGGCTCGAAAGAGAG CTCTTTGACTACCAATACAACATGGGCCTCCTCTTGATTGAGAAGAAAGAATGGAGTTCAAAGTTTGATGAACTGAGGCAAGCACTAGATGAAACTGAGGAAATTCTAAAACGAGAACGGTCTGCACATTTAATAGcatactctgaagctgagaAGCGAGCGGAAAATTTGAGGATAGCATTGAGCACAGAAAAGCAGTGTGGAGAAGAT CTTGAGAGAGCTTTGCGTGAAATGCAAAAAGCACATGCCCAAGTCCAGTCTTCCTCCCATTCAAAGCTAGCTGAAGCAAATGCATTGGTGGATGGAATTGAAGAGAAGTCTTCAGTGGTTAACAAGAACTTGCATGATGCAGAAGCTAAGCTTGCTGAGGTGAACAGAAAAAACTCAGAGCTTGATATGAAATTGCGAGAGTTGGAAGTTCGTGAAAGTTTGCTTCAAAAGGAGCGCCTGTCTTTAGCTACTGA TAGAGAATCATTTGAGGCCACTTTCTACAAACAAAGGGAAGATTTGAAGGAGTGGGAGAGGAAGCTACGGCAAAGAGAGGATATTGTATGTGATGGTAGACAAAATTTTGTTGGGAGAGAAATGAAGGCAATTGAAACTGAGAAGAACTTGAAGCAGAAAGAGAGAGACCTAGAAGTGCTGGAGAAGAAAATTGATTCATCTAATTCTTTGTTAAAAGTAAAGGAAGCTGAGATAAGTAAAAGGGTAGCCGATTTAGATGTGCAAGAGAAG GAAGTGAATTCTTTAAAGAGCACGCTGGAGATGAAAGAGAAAGCATTACTTGCAATGGAATTGAAACTTAGTGCTAGGGAAAGA GAGGGGATCCAGAAACTCCTTGCTGAGCAAAAGGATAATCTGGATTTAAAGTTGCAGGAGTTTGATCTTGAAATGGAACAAAAGCGGAAATCCCTTATTGAAGAGTTTAGTAGCAAAGAGGAAGCCTTGGAGCAGAGGGAAGTTGAAGTCAACCATAGAGAAAATAAGGTCGGAAAAGAAGAGCAGGCTTTGAGTAAGAAGGCTGAGAGAATAAAGGAGCAAAATAAGGAACTTGAAGCAAGGTTGACATCTttgaaggagaaagagaagactatcaaaatcaaagaaaaagagctggAGAAGGAAAAACAACAATTGCTTGCTGATCGGGAGAGTCTGGAGAATTTAAATGTTGAACTTGGGAAGATAAAAGCTGAGATTTCTCAGCAGGAGCTGCAAATATGTCAAGAGACAGAGAATTTGAAGCTTACTGAAGAAGAGAGGTCAGAGCATTCTCGTCTGCAATTGGAACTACAACAGGAGATAGAGCATACAAGATTGCAGAAGGATTTTCTTATGAAGGAAGCTGAAAACTTGAGGGAGGAGAGACAGAGGTTTGAAAAAGAATGGGATGCACTGGATGAGAAAAAAGCTGAAGTTAGTAAAGAACACAATGAAGTTAATGAGGAGAAAGAAAGATTGGGAAAACTGCAGAACAGTGAAGAAGAAAGGTTGAAAAGAGAGAAACAAGATATTCAAGATCATATAAAGAAAGAGCTTGAGAAGCTTGAACTGGAGAAGGAATCATTTAGAGATTCAATGAAGCAAGAAGAACTTCTTTTATCAGAAaaggtgaaaaatgaaaaggcaCAAATGCTTGAAAATATTGAAAGAAAGACAAGGAATCTCAAGAATGAAATCCAGAAGAGGCAAGAGGAAATGGAGAAAGACCTGcaggaaagagagaaaaaatttcAGGAGGAGATGGAAAGAGagattaataatattaatgtcTTGAAGGGTGATGCTGAGAAGGAATGGGAAGAAGTGAAGTCTGAGGGGATCAGGTTAGAGAATGAGAGAAAGGAACTTGAGTCTAACAAGCAGCAGCTGAAATCAGGCCAACGTGAGATACATGAAGATTCAAAAATGCTTATGAATCTCAGCCGGAAGGTTAAGAAGGAACGTGAATGCCTTATGGCTGAAAGAAACAATTTTCTGGCACTTGTTGAGAAGCTAAGGAGTTGCAATGCCTGTGGAGAAGTTATTGGGGACTTTGTTATATCTGATATTCAGTTACCTGACTGTAAGGAAAGATGTGTTATGCCCTTACCTACTTCCCCTGTTCTGAATGATAGGCCTCTTAAGAACACAGAGGACAACGTTGGTGCTTCTGACTATTCTGGATCTGTGAGACCTGTGTCTTGGATCCGCAAATGCACATCCAAGATTTTTAAATCCCCAAGCAAAAGAACAGATGCTGTTAGTGCTTCAGACATGGCTGGGACATCGCCACTGCCAGATCTGAATGCTAATACAGAAGGAGCTAGAGTTATTCTTCAAGAACGACAACTAACAAGGGAAATGGTTCATCTCTCTTCAGAGACACCACTCGTCCAATCCGATAACATCGTTAGAGAGGTGGATAATGAGTCCCAATCCATAGATCACAGCTATGTGGATAGTTTGGTAGATGGAGGTCCAGATGATTCTCAGCAGTCAGTTCCAAAGCTTGGTCGGCGCAGAGCTGGGAGGAAAAGCAAATCTGGAATTGTTAGAACACGCTCAGTAAAGGCTGTTGTTAAAGAGGCCAATGAGTTCCTAGGAAAAGCTTCAGGGGAAATTGAAAATGCAAGTCTGCAATCTCTCGATGCTGATCATGTCAAAGACAGTCAGGAAGACTCCAGTCACACTGAGAAAGCCATTGGTAACACTGGAAGGAAGCGGCAGAGGGCTCAAACTTCGAGGATAGCAGAAAGTGAGCAGAATGCAGGTGATAGTGATGGACAATCAGATAGTATTACAACTGTTGGCCGCAGGAAGAAGAGGCAAACGGTTGCTCAACCTGCACATGTTACCGGAGAGAAGCGATACAATCTTAGGCGGCACAAGAC TACAGGTGAGGTTTCATCAACAAAGGCCGCATCCAAGGGAGGAAAGAGCGTGGGGAAAGAATCTATTGGTGGTAAACCGAAGGTGGATAATCAAAGTCGTGAAGTGGTCATAGAAACTTCATCTGGAGTAGCTGATGACAATGTCCAAGGCACATCTCTGCTGCAGGTCTCGACAGCGAAGACTGTGGAGTTCTCTGATGATAGAGTTGTTAGG TTTCAATTGCCAAGAGACGTTAttggtgatgatggtgctgaAACCACCTCTGTGGATCCAGTGGAAGAAAATGCCAGGGCGGAACATGGAGATGAAGATGGAAGCAGATTCCATGAGATTGAAAATGATAATGAGGGGGAAGAGGAGGTGGAAGCGGAAGAGGGcgaggaagatgaagaggaagaggatgatgaagatgaggatCCTGGTGAGGTGTCTATTGGCAAGAagatttataaattttttacaaCATAA
- the LOC130739607 gene encoding protein CROWDED NUCLEI 3 isoform X2, with translation MFTPQRKAFPTPHRVGAGKTSGLTPSAKGKAVAVSTEALPPPPLGSLSEASGEVAMGFDAGNLDDWMKFREAGLLDEAEMQRKDQEALYEKVSRLERELFDYQYNMGLLLIEKKEWSSKFDELRQALDETEEILKRERSAHLIAYSEAEKRAENLRIALSTEKQCGEDLERALREMQKAHAQVQSSSHSKLAEANALVDGIEEKSSVVNKNLHDAEAKLAEVNRKNSELDMKLRELEVRESLLQKERLSLATEESFEATFYKQREDLKEWERKLRQREDIVCDGRQNFVGREMKAIETEKNLKQKERDLEVLEKKIDSSNSLLKVKEAEISKRVADLDVQEKEVNSLKSTLEMKEKALLAMELKLSAREREGIQKLLAEQKDNLDLKLQEFDLEMEQKRKSLIEEFSSKEEALEQREVEVNHRENKVGKEEQALSKKAERIKEQNKELEARLTSLKEKEKTIKIKEKELEKEKQQLLADRESLENLNVELGKIKAEISQQELQICQETENLKLTEEERSEHSRLQLELQQEIEHTRLQKDFLMKEAENLREERQRFEKEWDALDEKKAEVSKEHNEVNEEKERLGKLQNSEEERLKREKQDIQDHIKKELEKLELEKESFRDSMKQEELLLSEKVKNEKAQMLENIERKTRNLKNEIQKRQEEMEKDLQEREKKFQEEMEREINNINVLKGDAEKEWEEVKSEGIRLENERKELESNKQQLKSGQREIHEDSKMLMNLSRKVKKERECLMAERNNFLALVEKLRSCNACGEVIGDFVISDIQLPDCKERCVMPLPTSPVLNDRPLKNTEDNVGASDYSGSVRPVSWIRKCTSKIFKSPSKRTDAVSASDMAGTSPLPDLNANTEGARVILQERQLTREMVHLSSETPLVQSDNIVREVDNESQSIDHSYVDSLVDGGPDDSQQSVPKLGRRRAGRKSKSGIVRTRSVKAVVKEANEFLGKASGEIENASLQSLDADHVKDSQEDSSHTEKAIGNTGRKRQRAQTSRIAESEQNAGDSDGQSDSITTVGRRKKRQTVAQPAHVTGEKRYNLRRHKTTGEVSSTKAASKGGKSVGKESIGGKPKVDNQSREVVIETSSGVADDNVQGTSLLQVSTAKTVEFSDDRVVRFQLPRDVIGDDGAETTSVDPVEENARAEHGDEDGSRFHEIENDNEGEEEVEAEEGEEDEEEEDDEDEDPGEVSIGKKIYKFFTT, from the exons ATGTTCACGCCGCAAAGGAAGGCGTTTCCAACGCCGCACCGAGTCGGGGCCGGGAAGACTTCCGGCCTCACTCCCTCCGCGAAGGGTAAAGCCGTCGCCGTCTCCACTGAAGCGCTGCCTCCGCCGCCGCTGGGTTCTCTGAGCGAAGCCTCTGGCGAGGTGGCGATGGGCTTCGACGCAGGGAACTTGGATGACTGGATGAAGTTTAGGGAGGCTGGGTTACTGGATGAGGCGGAAATGCAGAGGAAGGACCAAGAAGCACTCTATGAGAAGGTCTCGAGGCTCGAAAGAGAG CTCTTTGACTACCAATACAACATGGGCCTCCTCTTGATTGAGAAGAAAGAATGGAGTTCAAAGTTTGATGAACTGAGGCAAGCACTAGATGAAACTGAGGAAATTCTAAAACGAGAACGGTCTGCACATTTAATAGcatactctgaagctgagaAGCGAGCGGAAAATTTGAGGATAGCATTGAGCACAGAAAAGCAGTGTGGAGAAGAT CTTGAGAGAGCTTTGCGTGAAATGCAAAAAGCACATGCCCAAGTCCAGTCTTCCTCCCATTCAAAGCTAGCTGAAGCAAATGCATTGGTGGATGGAATTGAAGAGAAGTCTTCAGTGGTTAACAAGAACTTGCATGATGCAGAAGCTAAGCTTGCTGAGGTGAACAGAAAAAACTCAGAGCTTGATATGAAATTGCGAGAGTTGGAAGTTCGTGAAAGTTTGCTTCAAAAGGAGCGCCTGTCTTTAGCTACTGA AGAATCATTTGAGGCCACTTTCTACAAACAAAGGGAAGATTTGAAGGAGTGGGAGAGGAAGCTACGGCAAAGAGAGGATATTGTATGTGATGGTAGACAAAATTTTGTTGGGAGAGAAATGAAGGCAATTGAAACTGAGAAGAACTTGAAGCAGAAAGAGAGAGACCTAGAAGTGCTGGAGAAGAAAATTGATTCATCTAATTCTTTGTTAAAAGTAAAGGAAGCTGAGATAAGTAAAAGGGTAGCCGATTTAGATGTGCAAGAGAAG GAAGTGAATTCTTTAAAGAGCACGCTGGAGATGAAAGAGAAAGCATTACTTGCAATGGAATTGAAACTTAGTGCTAGGGAAAGA GAGGGGATCCAGAAACTCCTTGCTGAGCAAAAGGATAATCTGGATTTAAAGTTGCAGGAGTTTGATCTTGAAATGGAACAAAAGCGGAAATCCCTTATTGAAGAGTTTAGTAGCAAAGAGGAAGCCTTGGAGCAGAGGGAAGTTGAAGTCAACCATAGAGAAAATAAGGTCGGAAAAGAAGAGCAGGCTTTGAGTAAGAAGGCTGAGAGAATAAAGGAGCAAAATAAGGAACTTGAAGCAAGGTTGACATCTttgaaggagaaagagaagactatcaaaatcaaagaaaaagagctggAGAAGGAAAAACAACAATTGCTTGCTGATCGGGAGAGTCTGGAGAATTTAAATGTTGAACTTGGGAAGATAAAAGCTGAGATTTCTCAGCAGGAGCTGCAAATATGTCAAGAGACAGAGAATTTGAAGCTTACTGAAGAAGAGAGGTCAGAGCATTCTCGTCTGCAATTGGAACTACAACAGGAGATAGAGCATACAAGATTGCAGAAGGATTTTCTTATGAAGGAAGCTGAAAACTTGAGGGAGGAGAGACAGAGGTTTGAAAAAGAATGGGATGCACTGGATGAGAAAAAAGCTGAAGTTAGTAAAGAACACAATGAAGTTAATGAGGAGAAAGAAAGATTGGGAAAACTGCAGAACAGTGAAGAAGAAAGGTTGAAAAGAGAGAAACAAGATATTCAAGATCATATAAAGAAAGAGCTTGAGAAGCTTGAACTGGAGAAGGAATCATTTAGAGATTCAATGAAGCAAGAAGAACTTCTTTTATCAGAAaaggtgaaaaatgaaaaggcaCAAATGCTTGAAAATATTGAAAGAAAGACAAGGAATCTCAAGAATGAAATCCAGAAGAGGCAAGAGGAAATGGAGAAAGACCTGcaggaaagagagaaaaaatttcAGGAGGAGATGGAAAGAGagattaataatattaatgtcTTGAAGGGTGATGCTGAGAAGGAATGGGAAGAAGTGAAGTCTGAGGGGATCAGGTTAGAGAATGAGAGAAAGGAACTTGAGTCTAACAAGCAGCAGCTGAAATCAGGCCAACGTGAGATACATGAAGATTCAAAAATGCTTATGAATCTCAGCCGGAAGGTTAAGAAGGAACGTGAATGCCTTATGGCTGAAAGAAACAATTTTCTGGCACTTGTTGAGAAGCTAAGGAGTTGCAATGCCTGTGGAGAAGTTATTGGGGACTTTGTTATATCTGATATTCAGTTACCTGACTGTAAGGAAAGATGTGTTATGCCCTTACCTACTTCCCCTGTTCTGAATGATAGGCCTCTTAAGAACACAGAGGACAACGTTGGTGCTTCTGACTATTCTGGATCTGTGAGACCTGTGTCTTGGATCCGCAAATGCACATCCAAGATTTTTAAATCCCCAAGCAAAAGAACAGATGCTGTTAGTGCTTCAGACATGGCTGGGACATCGCCACTGCCAGATCTGAATGCTAATACAGAAGGAGCTAGAGTTATTCTTCAAGAACGACAACTAACAAGGGAAATGGTTCATCTCTCTTCAGAGACACCACTCGTCCAATCCGATAACATCGTTAGAGAGGTGGATAATGAGTCCCAATCCATAGATCACAGCTATGTGGATAGTTTGGTAGATGGAGGTCCAGATGATTCTCAGCAGTCAGTTCCAAAGCTTGGTCGGCGCAGAGCTGGGAGGAAAAGCAAATCTGGAATTGTTAGAACACGCTCAGTAAAGGCTGTTGTTAAAGAGGCCAATGAGTTCCTAGGAAAAGCTTCAGGGGAAATTGAAAATGCAAGTCTGCAATCTCTCGATGCTGATCATGTCAAAGACAGTCAGGAAGACTCCAGTCACACTGAGAAAGCCATTGGTAACACTGGAAGGAAGCGGCAGAGGGCTCAAACTTCGAGGATAGCAGAAAGTGAGCAGAATGCAGGTGATAGTGATGGACAATCAGATAGTATTACAACTGTTGGCCGCAGGAAGAAGAGGCAAACGGTTGCTCAACCTGCACATGTTACCGGAGAGAAGCGATACAATCTTAGGCGGCACAAGAC TACAGGTGAGGTTTCATCAACAAAGGCCGCATCCAAGGGAGGAAAGAGCGTGGGGAAAGAATCTATTGGTGGTAAACCGAAGGTGGATAATCAAAGTCGTGAAGTGGTCATAGAAACTTCATCTGGAGTAGCTGATGACAATGTCCAAGGCACATCTCTGCTGCAGGTCTCGACAGCGAAGACTGTGGAGTTCTCTGATGATAGAGTTGTTAGG TTTCAATTGCCAAGAGACGTTAttggtgatgatggtgctgaAACCACCTCTGTGGATCCAGTGGAAGAAAATGCCAGGGCGGAACATGGAGATGAAGATGGAAGCAGATTCCATGAGATTGAAAATGATAATGAGGGGGAAGAGGAGGTGGAAGCGGAAGAGGGcgaggaagatgaagaggaagaggatgatgaagatgaggatCCTGGTGAGGTGTCTATTGGCAAGAagatttataaattttttacaaCATAA
- the LOC130735684 gene encoding uncharacterized protein LOC130735684, whose amino-acid sequence MDDSSKPQSAKQLKELLQHQQEPFSLQDYLTERSFMFKNCNSGSSSIHSLYSAKNLKWSIKNDVHKIRRRFLHVTEILRSLLYKFTPIVDNHEFSSCDEHNSDRYYVHEIAEDIRETQQVNEPFSLRRFNLSHHFANSDVVDKVFPYENDSSTLVNMSFTLPNLRRSEVDTCTKPRWISSKENWQQCKRGSKWKDQPSAVCHLGSTEFPVTPLQTLSQKLVRDPAFSTYLRKLLVNSNILTFKHARRVQQKKNQLHCVEKDRGFHKNEGRNLSFKAVSESSKDIQNIIHERFSFLEKQYKGVEKITHLVHAESSVISEEWTSLHIMNWEIHMEIGDSIMDDIVKEIIDLF is encoded by the exons ATGGATGATTCTTCCAAGCCACAATCTGCAAAGCAGCTCAAAGAACTTCTCCAACACCAGCAAGAGCCTTTTTCATTGCAAGATTACCTCACTGAAAGAAGTTTCATGTTCAAGAACTGCAACTCTGGTAGTAGCAGCATTCACAGCCTCTATTCTGCAAAGAATCTGAAGTGGTCGATCAAAAATGATGTACACAAGATTAGGAGAAGGTTCTTACATGTTACAGAGATTCTAAGATCATTACTTTACAAGTTCACTCCCATAGTTGACAACCATGAGTTCTCAAGCTGTGATGAACACAATAGTGATCGATATTATGTGCATGAAATAGCAGAAGACATCAGGGAAACTCAGCAAGTAAATGAGCCTTTTTCACTGAGAAGATTCAACTTGTCTCATCATTTTGCTAATAGTGATGTTGTGGACAAGGTTTTCCCCTATGAAAATGATAGCTCAACTCTTGTAAACATGTCATTCACACTCCCCAATTTGAGAAGATCAGAG GTTGATACATGCACCAAGCCACGTTGGATAAGCTCAAAAGAGAATTGGCAGCAGTGCAAAAGAGGATCAAAATGGAAAGACCAACCAAGTGCAG TGTGTCACCTAGGAAGCACAGAATTCCCAGTAACACCTCTTCAAACTTTATCCCAGAAACTTGTTAGAGACCCAGCATTCTCAACCTATCTCAGAAAGCTACTTGTGAATTCAAATATTCTTACATTTAAGCATGCAAGAAGGGTCCAACAGAAGAAGAATCAGCTACACTGTGTAGAAAAAGACAGAGGGTTTCATAAAAATGAAGGTAGAAATCTTTCGTTTAAAGCAGTTTCAGAGTCATCAAaagacattcaaaatattataCATGAGCGTTTTAGCTTCTTGGAGAAACAATATAAAGGGGTTGAAAAGATCACTCACCTGGTGCATGCAGAATCCTCTGTCATATCAGAAGAGTGGACGAGCCTCCACATTATGAATTGGGAGATACACATGGAGATAGGTGATTCTATCATGGATGACATTGTAAAGGAAATTATCGATTTGTTTTAA